Proteins encoded by one window of Pseudomonas coleopterorum:
- a CDS encoding XdhC family protein, whose amino-acid sequence MKQLDLQVIQQAQAWLAQGRGVWLCTVLSTFGSAPRGPGAMLVALDNGEHCGSLSGGCVEDDFLERVAAGFFTPVNQVVRYGDGGLAPTMALPCGGVLDVLVEYLTPGDATREHLQQVEHAFAGGQLVARQVIPGSDQRSIRPGSMGDARVLVSDEEVRIRIGAVQRLILAGLSPVAEFCAGFALSLGYEVILCEPRPEVLARLDLPGVQVHEVLPAVFIAEGGCHSATAVVALTHDPRLDDLTLLEAVRTPAFYIGAMGSMRTSEKRFERLQRIGGLDADAQQRIHAPIGLNLGSKTPAEIALAVMADILRAANGIDRQRL is encoded by the coding sequence ATGAAGCAGCTTGATCTGCAAGTCATACAACAGGCCCAGGCCTGGCTTGCCCAGGGCCGGGGCGTATGGCTGTGCACGGTATTGTCGACCTTCGGTTCGGCGCCACGCGGGCCGGGGGCGATGCTGGTCGCTCTGGATAATGGCGAACATTGCGGCTCGTTGTCGGGTGGCTGTGTGGAAGACGATTTTCTCGAGCGCGTCGCCGCCGGATTTTTCACACCGGTCAATCAGGTGGTGCGCTACGGCGACGGCGGCCTGGCGCCGACCATGGCGCTGCCCTGTGGCGGCGTTCTGGATGTGCTGGTGGAATACCTCACGCCCGGTGACGCGACGCGGGAGCACCTGCAACAGGTGGAACACGCCTTCGCCGGCGGCCAGTTGGTGGCTCGCCAGGTCATACCCGGAAGCGATCAGCGCAGCATTCGCCCCGGGAGCATGGGCGATGCGCGGGTGCTGGTGAGCGATGAAGAAGTACGCATCCGCATCGGCGCCGTACAGCGCCTGATCCTGGCCGGCCTGTCGCCGGTGGCCGAGTTCTGTGCCGGGTTCGCCTTGAGCCTTGGCTACGAAGTGATCCTCTGCGAACCACGCCCCGAAGTCCTGGCCCGCCTCGACCTGCCAGGCGTGCAGGTCCATGAAGTCTTGCCCGCGGTGTTCATCGCCGAAGGCGGCTGCCATTCGGCGACAGCGGTGGTGGCGTTGACCCACGACCCTCGACTCGACGACCTCACCCTGCTCGAAGCGGTACGCACACCAGCGTTCTACATCGGTGCCATGGGTTCGATGCGCACCAGCGAAAAGCGTTTCGAGCGCCTTCAGCGCATCGGCGGTCTGGACGCCGATGCACAGCAGCGTATCCATGCACCCATCGGTCTGAACCTGGGCAGCAAGACACCCGCCGAAATCGCCCTTGCGGTCATGGCGGATATCCTGCGTGCGGCCAATGGCATCGACCGGCAGCGCCTATGA
- the uraH gene encoding hydroxyisourate hydrolase — MLKKTLLAISLASLSGLAMAANPLSVHVLNLETGVPSAGIEVTLEQHQGNQWQALGKGVTNEQGRIAELFPQQRPFAAGEYRVVFKTGDYYRKVGHDTFFPEIPVIFEVKNTEQHYHIPLLLSPYGFSTYRGS, encoded by the coding sequence ATGTTGAAAAAGACTCTTCTGGCCATCAGCCTGGCCTCGCTGTCCGGCCTGGCGATGGCTGCCAATCCCCTGAGCGTCCACGTACTGAACCTGGAAACCGGCGTACCATCGGCCGGTATCGAAGTGACCCTGGAGCAGCATCAGGGCAACCAGTGGCAAGCACTGGGCAAGGGCGTTACCAACGAGCAAGGGCGCATCGCCGAGCTGTTCCCGCAGCAGCGCCCATTCGCTGCGGGTGAATACCGCGTGGTGTTCAAGACCGGCGACTACTACCGCAAGGTTGGTCATGACACGTTCTTCCCGGAAATTCCGGTCATCTTCGAGGTCAAGAACACCGAGCAGCACTACCACATCCCGTTGCTGCTCAGCCCCTACGGCTTCAGCACCTATCGCGGTTCGTAG
- a CDS encoding GlcG/HbpS family heme-binding protein: MKALCMTFTLSCLLATQAHAALAQHPDLDLATAQRLANGSGCVAAVAVLDRGGNVIVQQRGDAVGPHNTEAARLKAYTALSTKTPTRAFAERARNTPEAANLNSLGQLLLLGGGVPVYEGTQLVGAVGIAGAGGAEQDEACAIKATESVGLATHP, encoded by the coding sequence ATGAAAGCCCTTTGCATGACATTCACCCTGAGCTGTCTGCTGGCCACGCAGGCCCATGCTGCGCTGGCCCAGCATCCGGACCTGGACCTGGCAACTGCCCAGCGGCTGGCCAACGGCAGCGGCTGCGTGGCCGCGGTGGCGGTCCTGGACCGCGGCGGCAACGTCATCGTCCAGCAACGCGGCGACGCGGTGGGGCCGCACAACACCGAAGCGGCGCGGTTGAAAGCCTACACCGCACTCTCGACCAAGACCCCGACCCGGGCCTTTGCCGAACGCGCCCGCAACACCCCCGAAGCCGCCAACCTGAATTCCCTGGGGCAGTTGCTGCTGCTCGGCGGCGGCGTGCCGGTCTACGAGGGCACGCAGTTGGTCGGTGCCGTTGGCATCGCCGGCGCCGGCGGGGCCGAGCAGGACGAAGCCTGTGCAATCAAGGCCACCGAATCCGTCGGTCTGGCCACTCACCCTTGA
- a CDS encoding heavy metal response regulator transcription factor, with amino-acid sequence MRVLLVEDEAKTANFLAKGLGESGFSVDVALNGLDGRYLIEQQAYDLVILDVMLPGLNGWQLLKLIRQRGATPVLFLTAKDAIEDRVRGLELGADDYLVKPFAFAELLARVRTLLRRGAVREVEHYQVADLEVDVLRRRVSRGGQRISLTNKEFALLHMLISRPGEALSRTLIASQVWNLNFDSDTNMVEVAIRRLRAKVDDPFMPKLIHTVRGVGYRLEHQDE; translated from the coding sequence ATGCGTGTGTTGCTGGTTGAAGATGAAGCGAAAACGGCGAATTTTCTCGCCAAGGGGCTGGGTGAATCCGGCTTTTCGGTAGACGTGGCGCTCAACGGGCTGGATGGACGCTATCTGATCGAACAACAGGCTTATGACCTGGTGATTCTCGATGTGATGCTGCCCGGCCTGAACGGCTGGCAACTGCTCAAGCTGATCCGTCAGCGAGGCGCGACACCGGTGCTGTTCCTGACCGCCAAGGACGCCATCGAAGATCGCGTGCGCGGGCTGGAGCTGGGCGCCGACGACTACCTGGTGAAGCCGTTCGCCTTCGCCGAGCTGCTGGCGCGGGTGCGTACGCTGTTGCGTCGGGGCGCGGTACGCGAGGTCGAGCACTACCAGGTGGCCGATCTGGAAGTGGACGTGCTGCGCCGTCGAGTCAGCCGCGGTGGGCAACGCATCAGCCTGACCAACAAGGAGTTCGCCTTGCTGCACATGCTGATCAGCCGGCCCGGCGAGGCGCTCTCGCGCACGTTGATCGCATCCCAGGTGTGGAACCTGAATTTCGACAGCGACACCAACATGGTCGAGGTAGCGATACGCCGCCTGCGCGCCAAGGTCGACGACCCGTTCATGCCCAAGCTGATCCATACCGTGCGTGGCGTCGGTTATCGGCTGGAGCACCAGGATGAGTGA
- a CDS encoding heavy metal sensor histidine kinase — protein sequence MSERRHSLAWRLALAVAVVCTLAMSAVAVFLYRSLAAEIAYRDDLALLGRLEQVRTLLHDSDSLGALQQRPQLYQNMLGNQESVLRVRRADGSLVFEINPHDETLGDPPRIGVSQQPSRTDIRQDRNALLLAGDAVGPAGEALTVMVGKRLHEREAILASYRLRLYLAVAAGALLAWIIGLLLVRRALTPLRDMADALALIDLRNLHRRLADTAAPLELQAPLQALNGMLARLEQGFERLSQFSADLAHEIRTPLHTLLASTGQALNQPRSSDEYRELLGSNIEEYERLNRMVENLLFLARADHGQRPVHLQAIDLAHLGEELCDYFQLLADERGACLGHSLHGTLNTDLQLLQRALGNLLANAVRHARPGTTVRLSRHDDAAFVRLCVRNEGDTIAPEHLPRLFDRFFRIDPARTEPGDSGGLGLAIVQSIMTLVNGKVSASSGDGVTTFTLSFPNSGNVRLDSYVDSDPSSA from the coding sequence ATGAGTGAACGCCGCCATTCCCTGGCCTGGCGGCTGGCGCTGGCCGTGGCGGTGGTCTGCACGCTGGCGATGAGTGCGGTCGCGGTGTTTCTGTACCGCTCGCTGGCGGCTGAAATTGCCTACCGCGACGATCTCGCCCTGCTGGGTCGACTCGAACAGGTCCGCACCCTGCTCCACGACAGCGACAGCCTGGGCGCCCTGCAGCAGCGCCCTCAGTTGTACCAGAACATGCTTGGCAATCAGGAGAGCGTGCTGCGCGTGCGCCGCGCCGATGGCAGTCTGGTGTTCGAGATCAACCCCCATGACGAGACATTGGGCGATCCGCCACGCATCGGTGTGAGTCAGCAGCCGAGCCGGACCGACATTCGTCAGGACCGTAACGCCTTGTTGCTGGCCGGTGACGCGGTCGGTCCGGCGGGCGAAGCGCTGACGGTGATGGTCGGCAAACGCCTGCACGAGCGCGAAGCGATCCTGGCCAGCTATCGGCTGCGTCTGTACCTGGCCGTGGCGGCGGGCGCTTTGCTGGCCTGGATCATCGGTCTGCTGCTGGTACGGCGGGCGCTGACCCCCCTGCGCGATATGGCCGACGCGCTGGCCCTCATCGACCTGCGCAATCTGCATCGACGGCTGGCCGATACCGCCGCGCCCCTGGAATTGCAGGCGCCCCTCCAGGCGCTCAATGGCATGCTGGCGCGGCTCGAACAGGGTTTCGAACGGCTCTCACAATTCTCGGCCGATCTGGCCCACGAAATTCGCACCCCGCTCCACACGCTGCTGGCCAGCACGGGCCAAGCCCTGAACCAGCCCCGCAGTTCGGATGAATACCGTGAATTGCTCGGTTCCAACATCGAGGAGTACGAGCGTCTGAATCGCATGGTGGAAAACCTGCTGTTTCTGGCCCGTGCCGACCACGGGCAGCGCCCGGTGCACCTGCAGGCCATCGACCTTGCTCATCTGGGCGAAGAGCTGTGCGACTACTTCCAACTGCTGGCCGACGAGCGCGGTGCATGCCTTGGGCATTCGCTGCATGGGACGTTGAACACCGACCTGCAACTGTTGCAACGGGCCTTGGGCAATCTGCTCGCCAACGCGGTGCGCCACGCCCGCCCCGGCACGACTGTGCGGTTGAGCCGACACGATGACGCGGCGTTCGTGCGCCTGTGCGTACGCAACGAAGGTGACACCATCGCGCCGGAGCATCTGCCGAGGTTGTTCGACCGTTTCTTCCGCATCGATCCGGCACGCACGGAGCCTGGCGACTCCGGTGGCCTGGGGTTGGCCATCGTGCAGTCGATCATGACGTTGGTGAACGGCAAGGTGAGTGCGTCCAGTGGCGACGGCGTGACGACCTTTACTTTGAGCTTCCCGAATTCGGGCAACGTGCGGCTTGATTCCTACGTTGATAGTGACCCTTCATCGGCGTGA
- a CDS encoding Dps family protein has translation MAVANVKQELKTVSSVKAKAEKGEGARLQNQAEVGQELAVLLSDVFALYFKTKNYHWHMKGSHFRDYHLLLEEQATQIYAITDLIAERARKIGEPTVRSMEQMVQLKRLASSEAADLSPEDMLTELHDDNQSLAAYMRTTHGVTDEANDLSTTSLLEEWIDQAEERAWFLGQTVGK, from the coding sequence ATGGCCGTTGCCAATGTGAAACAGGAACTCAAGACCGTATCGTCCGTCAAGGCCAAGGCCGAAAAAGGCGAAGGCGCCCGCTTGCAGAACCAAGCCGAAGTTGGTCAGGAACTGGCAGTGCTGCTATCTGACGTCTTTGCGCTGTACTTCAAAACCAAGAACTACCACTGGCACATGAAAGGCTCGCATTTCCGCGACTATCATCTGCTGCTGGAAGAGCAAGCCACTCAGATCTACGCCATCACTGACCTGATCGCCGAGCGCGCTCGCAAGATTGGCGAGCCCACCGTTCGCTCGATGGAGCAGATGGTGCAACTCAAGCGCCTGGCCAGCAGCGAAGCTGCCGACCTGTCGCCGGAAGACATGCTGACCGAGCTGCATGACGACAACCAGTCCCTGGCTGCCTACATGCGCACTACCCACGGCGTCACCGACGAAGCCAACGACCTGTCCACCACCAGCCTGCTGGAAGAGTGGATCGACCAGGCGGAAGAGCGCGCCTGGTTCCTGGGCCAGACCGTCGGCAAGTGA
- a CDS encoding copper chaperone PCu(A)C yields MNPAAKMKALRPFTVLAVALSLSGYAMAQTTVEDAWARATVPGQPATGAFMTLTADSDSTLLSVQSPAAKDTQIHQSTMKGDVMSMLPVDEVSLPAGEPVVFDANGYHVMLMGLVKQVKEGDAVPLTLKIKNAQGEEETLEVNAVARALNAPDHAHAH; encoded by the coding sequence ATGAACCCTGCTGCCAAAATGAAAGCCCTGCGACCATTCACCGTCCTCGCAGTCGCCCTCAGCCTCTCCGGCTATGCCATGGCCCAAACCACCGTGGAAGATGCCTGGGCGCGTGCCACGGTTCCAGGCCAGCCGGCTACCGGCGCATTCATGACGCTGACGGCGGATTCGGACAGCACCTTGCTCAGCGTGCAGTCACCGGCTGCCAAGGACACGCAGATCCACCAGTCGACCATGAAAGGCGACGTGATGAGCATGTTGCCGGTGGATGAAGTCAGTCTGCCCGCCGGCGAACCGGTCGTGTTCGATGCCAACGGCTATCACGTGATGTTGATGGGCTTGGTCAAGCAGGTGAAAGAGGGTGATGCGGTGCCATTGACCTTGAAGATCAAAAATGCACAGGGAGAGGAAGAAACGCTGGAAGTAAACGCCGTGGCCAGGGCACTGAATGCACCCGACCACGCTCACGCTCACTGA
- a CDS encoding SCO family protein: MNDFPTRRRVLAGMGILGLGALAGCGDSNTLSFKYGKDLSNEILGRTFRLKDPQGNEKTLSSFRGMMPMVFFGFTQCPAVCPTTLARAVQAKKLMGRDGDRLQVIFITLDPERDTPEVLDAYVKLFDPTFVALRGTLEQTAEVAKEFKVFYEKVPVGDTYTISHTSTSYVYDSRGVLRLGLSHSLTAQECAEDLLTVMEVC; this comes from the coding sequence ATGAACGATTTCCCGACCCGCCGCCGAGTACTCGCCGGCATGGGCATTCTCGGTCTCGGTGCGCTGGCCGGATGTGGCGACAGCAATACGCTGTCGTTCAAGTACGGCAAGGACCTGAGCAACGAGATCCTTGGCCGCACCTTTCGGCTCAAGGACCCGCAGGGCAACGAAAAGACCCTGTCCAGTTTTCGCGGCATGATGCCCATGGTGTTCTTCGGTTTCACCCAGTGCCCGGCCGTCTGCCCGACCACCTTGGCGCGTGCGGTCCAGGCCAAGAAACTCATGGGCCGCGACGGTGACCGCCTGCAGGTGATCTTCATCACCCTGGATCCCGAGCGCGACACGCCGGAAGTGCTCGACGCCTACGTCAAACTCTTCGACCCCACCTTCGTGGCCCTGCGTGGCACTCTGGAACAAACCGCCGAGGTGGCCAAAGAATTCAAGGTGTTCTACGAAAAGGTCCCGGTAGGGGATACCTACACCATCTCCCATACCTCGACCAGTTACGTCTACGACTCCCGAGGCGTGCTGCGCCTGGGTCTGTCCCATTCCCTCACCGCACAAGAGTGCGCCGAGGACCTGCTCACCGTAATGGAAGTCTGCTGA
- the glsB gene encoding glutaminase B: MQALLVEILDAVRPLIGQGKVADYIPALADVPAAQLGIAVYGNDGEVFSAGDAHTPFSIQSISKVFSLVQAIGHSGEDIWQRLGHEPSGQPFNSLVQLEFERGRPRNPFINAGALVICDINQSRFAAPALSMRDLARRLSGNPQVIVDGRVAESEYQHRARNAAMAYLMKSFDNFHNDVEAVLRSYFSHCALRMDCVDLARAFCFLANDGYCKHSGEQVLTRRQTQQVNSIMATSGLYDEAGNFAYRVGLPGKSGVGGGIVAVVPGQFTVCVWSPELNPAGNSLAGMAALELLSERIGWSVF; this comes from the coding sequence ATGCAAGCGCTTTTGGTTGAAATACTGGATGCCGTCCGCCCTCTGATCGGACAAGGCAAGGTGGCCGATTACATCCCGGCGTTGGCCGATGTGCCCGCCGCGCAACTGGGTATTGCCGTGTACGGCAACGATGGTGAAGTGTTCAGCGCCGGCGATGCCCACACGCCGTTTTCCATTCAGAGCATTTCCAAGGTGTTCAGCCTGGTCCAGGCGATCGGCCACTCGGGTGAAGACATCTGGCAGCGACTGGGTCACGAGCCGTCCGGGCAGCCGTTCAATTCCCTGGTGCAGCTGGAGTTCGAACGGGGTCGGCCGCGCAACCCGTTCATCAACGCCGGTGCGCTGGTGATCTGCGATATCAACCAGTCGCGCTTCGCTGCCCCTGCGCTGTCGATGCGCGACCTGGCGCGGCGGTTGTCGGGCAACCCTCAGGTGATCGTCGATGGCCGGGTGGCGGAATCGGAATACCAGCACCGGGCGCGCAATGCGGCCATGGCTTACCTGATGAAGTCGTTCGACAACTTCCACAACGACGTCGAGGCGGTGCTGCGCAGCTATTTCAGCCACTGCGCGTTGCGCATGGACTGCGTCGATCTGGCCCGCGCCTTCTGTTTCCTGGCCAACGACGGCTACTGCAAACACAGTGGCGAACAGGTGCTGACCCGGCGCCAGACCCAGCAGGTCAACTCGATCATGGCCACCAGCGGGCTGTACGACGAGGCGGGCAACTTCGCCTACCGCGTCGGGTTGCCGGGCAAGAGCGGGGTAGGCGGCGGCATCGTCGCGGTGGTGCCGGGGCAGTTCACGGTGTGCGTCTGGTCCCCGGAACTCAACCCTGCAGGCAACTCGCTGGCCGGCATGGCTGCCCTGGAGCTGCTCAGCGAGCGGATCGGCTGGTCGGTTTTTTAG